The following proteins come from a genomic window of Pseudomonas putida:
- a CDS encoding MerR family transcriptional regulator, protein MRIGALAKITGLAASRIRFYEASGLIQSVERKANGYRDYSDDAVWILEMITSAQAAGFTLEEIRHLLPMSSQGWRHDELLSGLKRKVEEIEVLQQRLARNKEQLLVVIDGIESKPDGMPCVDNTQRVLGRLREDIALNKVGASPAK, encoded by the coding sequence ATGAGGATTGGAGCGCTTGCGAAAATCACGGGTCTTGCCGCTTCGCGCATTCGTTTCTACGAGGCAAGTGGGCTGATTCAATCAGTTGAGCGCAAGGCCAATGGCTACCGCGACTATTCCGATGATGCCGTCTGGATACTGGAGATGATCACCAGCGCCCAGGCAGCAGGGTTTACTCTGGAAGAAATCCGGCACCTGTTGCCGATGAGTTCGCAAGGTTGGCGTCATGACGAGCTACTTTCCGGGTTGAAGCGCAAGGTCGAGGAGATCGAGGTGCTGCAGCAACGCTTGGCTCGCAACAAGGAACAGTTGCTGGTGGTGATCGACGGCATTGAAAGCAAGCCAGACGGCATGCCGTGCGTAGACAACACCCAACGGGTGCTTGGCCGTCTGCGCGAAGACATCGCTTTGAACAAGGTGGGCGCTTCACCTGCCAAGTGA
- a CDS encoding TetR family transcriptional regulator has protein sequence MSADEICEAKPYHHGDLRRTIIDTALATLKEQQGWQFTLREIARRAQVSHSAPYRHFPDKGALLHELALLGFERLNAAMQDAMGPAMSAPERLRAMAYAYLAFGEENPDLYRLMFSTQAGDPAQIHVDPRAQAPFYLVIEVLERGQEEGTIRARSALGQATASWAHLHGLTLLSIDSRLVPAKVGDHAIEDALTTLLDGLVSDQTAR, from the coding sequence ATGTCAGCCGATGAAATTTGCGAAGCAAAGCCCTACCACCATGGCGATTTGCGCCGCACCATCATCGACACTGCTTTGGCAACCCTGAAAGAACAGCAAGGCTGGCAATTCACCTTGCGCGAAATAGCCCGGCGAGCCCAGGTGAGCCACTCGGCGCCATATCGGCATTTTCCGGACAAGGGGGCGCTGCTCCACGAGTTGGCGCTACTGGGCTTCGAGCGATTGAATGCGGCGATGCAAGACGCGATGGGGCCAGCGATGTCAGCACCAGAGCGCTTGCGGGCGATGGCCTACGCCTACCTGGCGTTTGGCGAGGAAAATCCGGATTTGTACAGGTTGATGTTTTCGACACAGGCGGGAGACCCCGCGCAGATCCATGTCGACCCCCGAGCCCAGGCACCGTTCTACCTGGTGATCGAGGTGCTGGAGCGTGGTCAGGAGGAGGGTACGATCCGCGCCCGTTCTGCCTTGGGACAGGCCACCGCAAGCTGGGCGCACCTTCACGGGTTGACCCTGCTTTCGATCGATAGCCGGTTGGTGCCGGCGAAGGTCGGCGACCATGCCATCGAGGATGCCTTGACGACCTTGCTTGACGGGTTGGTCAGTGACCAGACGGCTCGATGA
- a CDS encoding type 1 glutamine amidotransferase domain-containing protein, translating into MTKRIVHVVTNVAHYSDPSHPTGLWLSELTHAWHVFAGRGYEQHLVSPQGGKSPLEPRSLKWPLLDGTAKAWLNDPAAMARLANTSSPQALVSSDFDAIYFTGGHAVMWDFPEDEGLQRLTREIYERGGVVSSVCHGYCGLLNTRLSDGRLLVEGRRLTGYAWIEEVLAGVASKVPYNAEQEMKRRGARYEKALLPFTSNVVVDGRLVTGQNPQSAKATAEQVAALLQRKAA; encoded by the coding sequence ATGACCAAACGCATCGTGCACGTCGTTACCAACGTTGCCCATTACAGCGACCCAAGTCATCCCACGGGGTTGTGGTTGAGTGAGCTGACGCATGCCTGGCATGTGTTCGCTGGCAGAGGTTACGAACAGCACTTGGTGAGCCCGCAGGGTGGAAAATCCCCACTCGAGCCGCGTTCGCTCAAGTGGCCATTGCTTGATGGCACGGCCAAAGCCTGGTTGAACGACCCGGCGGCAATGGCACGTCTTGCCAACACCTCAAGTCCGCAAGCGTTAGTGTCATCAGACTTCGACGCCATCTATTTTACCGGTGGCCATGCGGTGATGTGGGACTTCCCTGAGGACGAGGGTTTGCAGCGACTGACCCGCGAGATCTACGAGCGTGGTGGCGTTGTCTCTTCGGTTTGCCATGGCTATTGCGGGTTGCTCAATACTCGGCTGTCTGATGGTCGTCTCCTGGTAGAGGGGCGTCGTCTGACGGGCTATGCCTGGATCGAAGAAGTGCTGGCGGGCGTGGCGAGCAAGGTCCCATACAATGCCGAGCAAGAAATGAAACGCCGTGGGGCGCGCTACGAGAAAGCACTCTTGCCATTCACTTCCAATGTGGTCGTCGATGGCCGCTTGGTGACAGGCCAGAACCCACAATCTGCCAAAGCAACTGCCGAGCAGGTAGCTGCACTGCTCCAGCGGAAGGCTGCGTGA
- a CDS encoding aldehyde dehydrogenase family protein, whose product MTIAATSIPAIYAATTLEQQRRAFLNDGPPGFERRKTNLVKLRAAVLAHRRDVEEAISADFGNRSRHETDIMELLGVVQSIDYLLRHLRRFMKPERRHVAAFHRTGRAHVEYQPKGVIGVMAPWNYPIALTFIPLATALAAGNRVMIKPSELTPRTSELIQRILVGSFTVEEVAVILGGPETGASFSALPFDHLLFTGSTQVGRMVMRAASDNLVPLTLELGGKSPVIVAPGHAGRSTLDSIVFGKLANAGQTCVAPDYALVHEDDLDEFISQYCAAVARGYPQGPTSPDYTSIVSDRHYTRLQSLVEDARTRGAKVIETGVTPERATERPRTLAPVLIVGAGDDARVMHEEIFGPLLPVRTYRSLDEAIGYINARPRPLALYYFGNVGADSEALLRCTTSGNVGINNTLMHVAVDDLPFGGVGPSGMGAYHGIEGFRSMSHAKGVFVQGRWNLPKLLRAPFGKLADFALAFTLRPRP is encoded by the coding sequence ATGACTATCGCCGCAACGTCCATCCCGGCTATCTACGCCGCAACCACGCTGGAGCAGCAGCGTCGTGCGTTTCTCAATGACGGGCCACCCGGTTTTGAGCGACGCAAAACCAACCTGGTCAAGTTGCGCGCGGCTGTGCTTGCCCATCGCCGCGACGTGGAAGAAGCGATCAGCGCCGATTTCGGCAACCGCTCAAGGCATGAGACAGACATCATGGAACTGCTTGGCGTGGTCCAGTCGATCGACTACCTGCTGCGGCACCTGCGCCGTTTCATGAAACCCGAGCGTCGTCACGTCGCGGCGTTTCACCGCACTGGCCGCGCGCATGTGGAGTACCAGCCCAAAGGCGTGATCGGCGTCATGGCGCCGTGGAACTACCCAATAGCGTTGACCTTCATCCCCCTGGCCACCGCACTGGCGGCTGGCAATCGGGTGATGATCAAGCCCTCCGAACTGACGCCACGCACCAGTGAGCTGATTCAGCGCATTCTGGTGGGCAGTTTTACCGTCGAAGAGGTGGCGGTGATACTCGGCGGCCCTGAGACAGGCGCAAGCTTCAGCGCTCTCCCCTTCGACCACCTATTGTTCACCGGCAGTACCCAGGTTGGCCGGATGGTAATGCGGGCGGCGAGTGACAACCTTGTGCCGCTGACCCTTGAACTGGGCGGCAAAAGCCCTGTGATCGTGGCCCCAGGGCATGCCGGACGCAGCACCCTCGACAGCATCGTCTTCGGCAAACTGGCCAACGCCGGCCAGACCTGCGTGGCACCGGACTACGCGCTGGTCCATGAGGATGACCTGGATGAATTCATCTCCCAGTACTGTGCGGCTGTCGCCCGTGGTTATCCGCAAGGCCCGACCAGCCCGGACTACACCTCCATCGTCAGCGACAGGCACTACACGCGGTTGCAGTCGCTGGTCGAAGACGCCCGCACCAGGGGCGCCAAGGTGATCGAGACTGGCGTGACGCCAGAGCGCGCGACAGAGCGACCGCGGACACTGGCTCCGGTGCTGATCGTGGGGGCTGGTGACGATGCACGGGTCATGCACGAAGAAATCTTCGGGCCTTTGCTGCCCGTGCGTACCTACCGCTCCCTCGACGAAGCTATTGGCTATATCAATGCCAGGCCACGTCCGCTGGCGCTCTACTACTTCGGCAATGTGGGGGCCGACAGCGAAGCGCTGCTCAGGTGCACCACCTCCGGCAACGTCGGCATCAACAACACCCTGATGCACGTCGCGGTGGACGACCTGCCGTTCGGGGGCGTGGGTCCCAGTGGCATGGGGGCTTACCACGGTATCGAGGGTTTTCGCTCGATGAGCCATGCCAAGGGCGTGTTCGTCCAAGGTCGCTGGAACTTGCCAAAGCTGCTCCGGGCACCATTCGGAAAACTGGCTGATTTTGCCCTCGCCTTCACCCTGCGGCCCCGCCCCTGA
- a CDS encoding acetoacetate decarboxylase (ADC), with product MKLGTVAAVAGALLTPIANATLADTTGIPKHAETAMIDIAGHQVPVVKGGLYDRYRSNPPLSVIQAEAPGMDLSWFKGLEKTKVDMGFESYSPNFYYKNSRFTAVYTADLDRLRELMPVEVLKQVQPLQVWPGRGLIAFTAYTYDYCDNDSYNEIALSIITNKPGKSNLGPFSLIGQSMSKDFWGYVLKLPVNTELARVRGVVGYNLPKWLTEINRREDAATVSYDIVDAQTGNIDVVFRVKKLEDVSNEAGLVTNSFTNLDHAGQLSYGYATSRQTRHGSSMSADSAHLVLGDGSLSTYIRSLKLGKMVKYEYVPEFQSALYAPKPLAALNSGN from the coding sequence GTGAAACTCGGAACCGTCGCCGCAGTGGCAGGTGCACTCCTGACCCCCATCGCCAACGCCACCCTGGCGGACACGACCGGCATCCCCAAACATGCCGAAACCGCGATGATAGATATCGCAGGCCACCAGGTACCCGTCGTCAAAGGCGGTTTGTACGACCGATACCGCTCCAACCCTCCCCTGTCGGTGATCCAGGCCGAAGCGCCAGGCATGGACCTCAGTTGGTTCAAAGGCCTGGAAAAGACCAAGGTCGATATGGGCTTCGAGTCGTACTCGCCCAACTTCTACTACAAGAACAGCCGGTTTACAGCGGTTTACACCGCAGACCTCGATCGCCTGCGCGAGCTGATGCCTGTCGAAGTACTCAAGCAGGTTCAACCCTTGCAAGTTTGGCCAGGCCGCGGCCTGATCGCTTTCACGGCTTACACCTACGATTATTGCGACAACGACAGCTACAACGAAATTGCCTTGTCGATCATCACCAACAAACCAGGCAAGTCCAATCTCGGGCCATTCAGCTTGATCGGGCAATCCATGTCCAAGGACTTCTGGGGCTACGTGCTCAAATTGCCGGTAAATACCGAGCTTGCCCGTGTCCGTGGCGTAGTGGGCTACAACCTGCCGAAATGGCTGACAGAGATCAACCGCCGAGAGGACGCCGCGACCGTATCCTATGACATCGTCGACGCGCAGACTGGCAATATCGATGTCGTCTTTAGGGTAAAAAAGCTCGAGGACGTATCCAATGAAGCCGGCCTGGTGACTAACAGCTTCACCAACCTCGATCACGCTGGACAGCTGAGTTATGGCTATGCGACGTCTCGGCAGACCCGTCATGGATCGAGCATGAGCGCTGACTCGGCTCACCTGGTGCTCGGCGACGGTAGCCTGTCGACGTACATCCGTTCTTTAAAGTTGGGCAAGATGGTGAAATACGAATACGTGCCCGAGTTCCAGAGCGCCCTCTATGCTCCAAAGCCGCTGGCAGCATTGAATAGCGGTAACTGA